The proteins below come from a single Dehalococcoidia bacterium genomic window:
- a CDS encoding sodium-translocating pyrophosphatase, producing the protein MDLVWLIPVAGAAAVLYALWLAQDVLRRDAGTPAMQEIGGMIFEGAMAFLNRQYRTIAIFAVLTAVAIGLIVGAISEGVKDIILEGGEVNYGEVEVGQWTEGLLTSISFLVGAFCSGLAGYIGMFIAVRSNVRTAAAAQRSLKDAVTVSLRGGAVSGFLVVALSLIGVSTLFAVFTEVLGYPEAITPFLMVGFGFGASFVALFAQLGGGIYTKAADVGADLVGKVEAGIPEDDPRNAAVVADLVGDNVGDCAGRGADLFESMSAENIGAMILGVAIYTVTRDLEWILFPLVLRSFGVFATIIGLSAVPLFTKSDGNQDPMTPLNFGYYVVSVLSVIGLAITTNVLLGDAWYWFFFCGLIGIATGIGFVYITQYYTAGTWRPVKEIAEASRTGPATNIIIGTAVGFETTAATAIVIGGALVASFLLGSNADIAGVEPFTTGIFGTAVATMGMLMSAAYILAMDTFGPITDNAGGITEFSGAPESARHITDALDAVGNTTKALTKGYAVASAGLAAFLLFSAYLDKVKERLEIPLTAELPIDLSNVDVFVGALLGVMLVFLFSSLAIRSVGKVGGAIIEEVRRQFREDPGIMAGTSRPDYARAVDITAKAALRAMVAPGLLAVGMPVAVGLVFRFVVADLHVGEAENSGWLAVAGLLIVGTIGGIILATFLNNGGGAWDNAKKYIEAGELRDASGAVIGKGTPTHAAAVVGDTVGDPFKDTAGPSLHVLVKLLSTITLVLAPLFIAT; encoded by the coding sequence ATGGATCTTGTGTGGCTCATCCCCGTCGCGGGGGCGGCCGCGGTGCTTTACGCCTTGTGGCTTGCCCAGGACGTGCTGCGGCGCGACGCGGGTACGCCAGCGATGCAGGAGATCGGCGGCATGATTTTCGAGGGGGCAATGGCCTTCCTCAACCGCCAGTACCGCACCATCGCCATCTTCGCCGTGCTCACCGCTGTCGCCATCGGCCTGATCGTCGGCGCCATCTCCGAAGGGGTGAAGGACATCATCCTCGAGGGCGGTGAGGTCAACTACGGCGAGGTCGAGGTCGGCCAGTGGACCGAGGGCCTGCTTACGAGCATCTCCTTCCTCGTTGGCGCTTTCTGTTCGGGTCTCGCCGGTTACATCGGCATGTTCATCGCTGTACGCTCGAACGTCCGCACGGCCGCGGCCGCCCAGCGCAGCCTCAAGGACGCCGTCACGGTCTCGCTTCGTGGCGGCGCCGTTTCGGGCTTCCTGGTCGTCGCGCTCAGCCTGATCGGCGTTTCCACCCTGTTCGCCGTATTCACCGAAGTCCTCGGCTATCCCGAGGCGATCACGCCGTTCCTGATGGTCGGGTTCGGTTTTGGCGCTAGTTTTGTCGCCCTTTTCGCGCAGCTGGGCGGCGGTATCTACACGAAGGCGGCCGACGTCGGCGCTGACCTCGTCGGCAAGGTCGAGGCCGGCATCCCCGAAGACGACCCGCGCAACGCCGCCGTCGTCGCTGACCTCGTGGGCGACAACGTCGGTGACTGCGCCGGCCGTGGCGCCGACCTCTTCGAGTCCATGTCGGCCGAGAACATCGGCGCAATGATCCTCGGAGTCGCCATCTACACGGTGACCCGTGACCTGGAGTGGATACTCTTCCCGCTGGTGCTGCGCTCCTTCGGCGTTTTCGCGACCATCATCGGCCTCAGTGCGGTGCCCCTCTTCACGAAGAGTGACGGCAACCAGGACCCGATGACGCCACTGAACTTCGGCTACTACGTGGTCTCCGTCCTCTCGGTCATCGGGTTGGCGATTACCACCAATGTCCTGCTCGGTGACGCCTGGTACTGGTTCTTCTTCTGCGGCCTCATCGGGATCGCGACTGGCATTGGCTTCGTTTACATAACGCAGTACTACACGGCAGGCACCTGGCGGCCGGTGAAGGAGATCGCGGAGGCTTCCCGAACGGGCCCTGCGACGAACATCATCATCGGCACCGCCGTCGGCTTCGAGACCACGGCGGCCACCGCCATCGTCATCGGCGGCGCCCTGGTGGCGTCGTTCCTGCTCGGCTCGAACGCCGACATTGCCGGCGTAGAGCCCTTCACGACCGGGATCTTCGGCACCGCCGTGGCCACGATGGGCATGCTGATGTCGGCGGCCTATATCCTGGCGATGGACACCTTCGGCCCGATCACCGACAACGCCGGCGGCATCACCGAGTTCTCAGGCGCTCCCGAGAGCGCGCGCCACATCACTGACGCGCTGGACGCCGTCGGCAACACGACCAAGGCCCTCACCAAGGGCTACGCCGTCGCGTCTGCCGGCCTGGCCGCCTTCCTGCTCTTCAGCGCTTACCTGGACAAGGTGAAGGAGCGCCTGGAGATCCCGCTTACGGCAGAGCTGCCCATCGACCTTTCGAACGTCGACGTGTTCGTGGGGGCGCTCCTGGGCGTGATGCTGGTGTTCCTGTTCAGTTCGCTCGCCATCCGCTCGGTCGGTAAGGTCGGCGGCGCGATCATCGAAGAGGTGCGGCGGCAGTTCCGCGAAGACCCCGGTATCATGGCCGGCACGTCCCGCCCGGACTACGCCCGCGCCGTCGACATCACGGCGAAGGCTGCCCTCCGGGCGATGGTCGCCCCCGGCCTCCTGGCCGTGGGCATGCCGGTAGCCGTCGGACTGGTGTTCCGCTTCGTGGTCGCTGACCTGCACGTCGGCGAGGCCGAGAACTCGGGCTGGCTCGCCGTTGCCGGCCTCCTGATCGTGGGCACCATCGGCGGGATCATCCTCGCCACGTTCCTGAACAACGGCGGCGGCGCCTGGGACAACGCCAAGAAGTACATCGAAGCCGGGGAGCTCAGGGACGCCTCCGGGGCCGTCATCGGCAAGGGCACCCCGACACACGCGGCCGCGGTCGTCGGCGACACGGTCGGCGACCCCTTCAAGGACACCGCCGGGCCGTCCCTGCACGTGCTCGTCAAGCTCCTGAGCACTATTACGCTGGTGCTGGCGCCGCTGTTCATCGCGACGTAG